One region of Edaphobacter bradus genomic DNA includes:
- a CDS encoding SRPBCC family protein gives MQTIRLETRIAAPALRCFLLSLNIDLVMNTTARTRERAIAGVTHGLIGAGESVTWEGRHFGLRVRHTSKIVSYEPPSFFCDEMTAGIFRSFRHEHHFAESDGETVMRDVLEFAAPLGLLGRLAEWLVLRNYMHDFLVERNAMIKQVAESDRWRRYLQ, from the coding sequence ATGCAGACGATCCGGCTGGAGACGCGGATCGCTGCGCCTGCGCTGCGGTGCTTTCTGCTCTCGCTAAATATCGATCTGGTCATGAACACTACGGCACGAACACGGGAACGCGCTATTGCTGGAGTGACGCATGGGCTGATTGGCGCGGGTGAGTCGGTGACGTGGGAGGGGCGGCACTTTGGTCTTCGGGTGCGTCACACGAGCAAAATTGTGAGCTATGAGCCTCCGTCATTCTTCTGTGACGAGATGACGGCGGGAATCTTTAGGAGCTTTCGTCATGAGCATCACTTTGCTGAGTCGGATGGCGAGACAGTGATGCGGGATGTGCTGGAGTTTGCGGCTCCTTTGGGCTTGCTCGGAAGATTGGCGGAGTGGTTGGTTTTGCGGAATTACATGCACGACTTTCTTGTTGAGCGAAATGCAATGATCAAACAAGTTGCGGAGTCGGATCGGTGGCGGCGCTACCTTCAGTAA
- the thrS gene encoding threonine--tRNA ligase: MSEQQIKIQLPDGSVREVARGTTPYDIAMSISPRLAAAVVVARVKTLTNPTLRDETAKDGAPSSVAEEQGSEAAMYGAAESGESLVDLAAPLTEDVALELLKETDEASLKVVRHSAAHVMATAILELFPETKLGHGPATDSGFFYDVYRETPFTESDLAAIEARMAEVVARDERFVRVEESREKGLTDYSAQGEFMKVHFIEKFTKPGDEISLYRNGGFTDFCRGPHVPSTGRVKAFKVTSIAGAYWLGDEKNPQLQRVYGTAFFNDKDMAAHFKRLEEIKARDHRVLGKQLDLFSIQEVAGAGLIFWHPKGGLIRKTMEDWMRDECIRRGYEMVFTPHIMRRELWKISGHEGFYSQNMYPPMELDDAEYRLKPMNCPGHILIYKNSPKSYRDLPARYAELGNVYRYERSGTMHGLLRVRGFTQDDAHIFCTPEQIEGEIADCVEFAESVLKTFGFAEFKIELSTWDPKERKSYVGSDENWEFAAGSLKKVLTAKGIPYKEIPGEAAFYGPKIDIKLVDVLGRLWQLSTVQFDFNLPARFELEYTGEDGERHQPVMVHRALFGSVERFFGVLIEHYAGAFPLWLAPVQVGLVPISEKHLEYASRVKKQLEAAGLRVELDARNEKMNAKIREFTLQKVPFVLVMGDKEAASEAVSVRTRGKGDEGSVALTAFLERAKGLVESRGVAL, encoded by the coding sequence ATGAGTGAACAGCAGATCAAGATTCAGCTTCCTGATGGCTCCGTGCGCGAGGTTGCGCGCGGGACGACTCCTTATGACATTGCGATGAGCATCTCGCCGCGGCTGGCCGCTGCGGTAGTGGTGGCGAGAGTGAAGACGCTGACGAATCCCACCCTTCGCGATGAGACTGCGAAGGATGGGGCACCCAGTTCTGTGGCTGAGGAGCAGGGGTCGGAGGCTGCGATGTATGGGGCGGCAGAGTCAGGCGAGAGCCTGGTGGACCTGGCGGCTCCGCTGACGGAGGACGTTGCGCTGGAGCTGCTGAAGGAGACCGACGAGGCCTCGCTGAAGGTGGTCAGGCACTCGGCGGCGCATGTGATGGCGACGGCGATTCTGGAGCTGTTTCCGGAGACGAAGCTGGGGCATGGGCCGGCGACGGACTCGGGGTTCTTCTACGACGTTTATCGCGAGACTCCCTTTACCGAGAGCGACCTCGCGGCGATTGAGGCTCGCATGGCCGAGGTGGTGGCGCGCGACGAGAGGTTCGTGCGCGTGGAGGAGTCGCGCGAGAAGGGCTTGACGGACTACTCGGCGCAGGGCGAGTTCATGAAGGTTCACTTCATTGAGAAGTTCACGAAGCCGGGCGATGAGATCTCGCTGTATCGCAACGGCGGCTTCACGGACTTCTGCCGCGGGCCGCATGTGCCTTCGACGGGAAGGGTGAAGGCGTTCAAGGTGACGTCGATCGCCGGGGCGTACTGGCTGGGCGACGAGAAGAATCCTCAGCTGCAGCGCGTGTATGGCACGGCGTTCTTCAATGACAAGGATATGGCCGCGCACTTCAAGCGGCTGGAGGAGATCAAGGCGCGCGACCATCGCGTGCTGGGCAAGCAGCTTGATCTGTTCAGCATCCAGGAGGTCGCGGGAGCGGGGCTTATCTTCTGGCATCCGAAGGGCGGGCTGATCCGTAAGACGATGGAGGACTGGATGCGCGATGAGTGCATCCGGCGCGGCTACGAGATGGTCTTCACGCCGCACATCATGCGTCGCGAGCTGTGGAAGATCTCGGGGCATGAGGGGTTCTACTCGCAGAATATGTATCCGCCGATGGAGCTGGACGACGCGGAGTACAGGCTGAAGCCGATGAACTGCCCGGGCCACATCCTTATTTATAAGAACTCGCCGAAGAGCTATCGCGACCTGCCGGCTAGGTATGCGGAGCTGGGGAATGTGTACCGCTATGAGCGGTCGGGCACGATGCACGGACTGCTGCGCGTGCGCGGCTTTACGCAGGACGACGCGCATATCTTCTGCACGCCGGAGCAGATTGAAGGCGAGATCGCGGATTGTGTGGAGTTTGCCGAGAGCGTGTTGAAGACCTTCGGGTTCGCTGAGTTCAAGATCGAGCTTTCGACGTGGGACCCGAAGGAAAGAAAGAGCTATGTGGGCTCGGATGAGAACTGGGAGTTTGCGGCGGGGTCGCTGAAGAAGGTGCTGACGGCGAAGGGGATTCCGTATAAGGAGATTCCGGGCGAGGCTGCGTTCTACGGGCCGAAGATCGACATCAAGCTGGTGGATGTGCTGGGGCGGCTATGGCAGCTCTCGACGGTGCAGTTCGACTTCAATCTGCCGGCGCGGTTCGAGCTGGAGTACACGGGCGAGGACGGCGAGAGGCATCAGCCGGTGATGGTGCATCGCGCGCTGTTCGGCAGCGTGGAGAGATTTTTTGGCGTGCTGATTGAACATTACGCGGGGGCGTTTCCGCTGTGGCTGGCTCCGGTGCAGGTGGGGCTGGTGCCGATCTCGGAGAAGCACCTTGAGTATGCTTCGCGGGTTAAGAAGCAGCTTGAGGCTGCTGGCTTGCGCGTGGAGCTCGATGCCCGCAACGAGAAGATGAATGCGAAGATTCGCGAGTTCACGCTGCAGAAGGTTCCGTTCGTGCTGGTGATGGGGGACAAGGAAGCGGCGAGCGAGGCGGTGAGCGTGAGGACTCGGGGTAAGGGAGATGAGGGGAGTGTGGCGCTGACAGCGTTTTTGGAGCGGGCTAAGGGATTGGTTGAGAGCCGTGGAGTGGCGCTGTAG
- a CDS encoding PEP-CTERM sorting domain-containing protein (PEP-CTERM proteins occur, often in large numbers, in the proteomes of bacteria that also encode an exosortase, a predicted intramembrane cysteine proteinase. The presence of a PEP-CTERM domain at a protein's C-terminus predicts cleavage within the sorting domain, followed by covalent anchoring to some some component of the (usually Gram-negative) cell surface. Many PEP-CTERM proteins exhibit an unusual sequence composition that includes large numbers of potential glycosylation sites. Expression of one such protein has been shown restore the ability of a bacterium to form floc, a type of biofilm.), whose product MAYVLVLFLVSITAAKGVHASTDCEKWLTDYKNSLKHSPTVKRAAAAHRRMHRYAHRKIAALKKPTTTPAKPKVLPARHLRPRMSRSEMLKKFTLSCGDLPLDEPDGGDLEPVAMPDFIFAQDTAEPIDLAQGNDGGLLQSYPPPVFPGGVSPSYPGFPSAPPIGGSGFPPGGKTPPNVPPGGGGDQPPPGGGGGTPTPTPEPSTVVFLLTGLSGVVKVARRRRAS is encoded by the coding sequence TTGGCTTATGTCTTGGTTCTCTTTCTGGTTAGCATCACCGCCGCGAAGGGCGTACACGCCTCGACGGACTGTGAGAAGTGGCTGACTGACTATAAGAACTCGCTGAAGCACTCGCCCACCGTGAAACGGGCAGCCGCGGCTCATCGCCGGATGCACCGCTATGCCCACCGCAAGATTGCTGCATTGAAGAAGCCGACGACGACGCCTGCAAAGCCCAAAGTTCTGCCGGCGCGTCATCTGCGCCCGAGGATGTCGCGGTCCGAGATGCTGAAGAAGTTCACACTCTCCTGCGGTGACCTTCCGCTGGACGAGCCTGATGGCGGAGATCTTGAGCCTGTAGCCATGCCGGACTTCATCTTTGCGCAGGATACTGCGGAGCCGATTGATCTGGCTCAGGGCAACGACGGCGGCCTCCTTCAGTCGTATCCGCCCCCGGTGTTTCCTGGCGGCGTGTCGCCGTCGTATCCCGGCTTCCCTTCTGCGCCTCCGATTGGCGGCAGCGGTTTCCCCCCGGGCGGCAAGACGCCCCCGAATGTACCGCCAGGTGGTGGAGGAGATCAGCCTCCTCCGGGTGGCGGCGGCGGGACGCCCACGCCGACGCCTGAGCCGAGTACGGTTGTGTTTCTTCTTACGGGACTCTCCGGTGTGGTCAAGGTTGCGCGTCGCCGTCGCGCCTCGTAG
- a CDS encoding SRPBCC family protein, translating to MFVVRDCVHIRAPLERCFLLAADLELVRRTVRLRILDSSSTRSSGQVVEGDRIVWVGWKFGLPVVHESVITRYEPLTLLLATMTRGRFKRFQHEHHFTEISGQVLMTESVRFSLPLGRLGRWVGRQYFVPRITEMLRDRQTLLRQVAENGEWTRYLGEGKEPQVCAKE from the coding sequence GTGTTTGTTGTGCGGGATTGTGTTCATATCAGGGCTCCGCTGGAGCGGTGTTTTCTGCTGGCGGCCGATCTTGAGCTGGTACGTCGGACGGTGCGGCTGCGCATTCTTGATTCCAGCTCGACGCGCAGCTCGGGCCAGGTCGTGGAGGGCGATCGCATCGTGTGGGTTGGGTGGAAGTTCGGGCTGCCGGTGGTGCACGAGAGCGTCATCACGCGCTATGAGCCGCTGACTCTGCTGCTGGCGACGATGACGCGGGGCCGCTTCAAGCGGTTTCAGCATGAACATCACTTCACGGAGATCAGTGGGCAGGTCCTCATGACCGAGTCGGTGCGGTTCTCGCTACCGCTGGGTCGGCTGGGACGGTGGGTGGGCCGCCAATATTTTGTGCCTCGCATTACGGAGATGCTTCGGGACAGGCAGACGCTGCTGCGGCAGGTCGCCGAGAACGGGGAGTGGACGCGGTATCTGGGTGAGGGAAAAGAGCCGCAAGTGTGCGCGAAGGAGTAA
- a CDS encoding NADP-dependent oxidoreductase, with protein sequence MKAVVLREYGGPEKLKLEEWADPVAGAGQVLVQTAAAGINPIDYKLRSGAMKAFMPLEFPVILGYDFSGVVSAVGPGVTGFAVGDKVFGRAGACYAELIAAGIEGVAKAPANLDLVDAAALAVISNTGEQIISRGAKVQAGQRLVVTGALGYVGRVAVFYAKQAGAAVIAAVRGARAREAALLGADEVLALDDEADMRRLGIVDAVADTVGGQVAESMLGKVRPGGVFATVVGPPENAKLYPTVKVEMVSSAPDPASMLAVAEAVAAGRLALPIGRRVPLSEAASAQAAAENGGIGKVLLLA encoded by the coding sequence TTGAAGGCTGTTGTTCTGCGGGAGTATGGTGGTCCGGAAAAACTGAAGTTGGAGGAGTGGGCCGATCCGGTGGCGGGGGCGGGGCAGGTGCTCGTGCAGACCGCTGCCGCGGGCATCAATCCTATTGATTACAAGCTGCGCAGCGGAGCCATGAAGGCGTTTATGCCGCTGGAGTTTCCGGTGATTCTGGGCTATGACTTCTCCGGCGTGGTGAGCGCTGTGGGGCCGGGAGTGACGGGGTTCGCTGTCGGGGACAAGGTCTTTGGCCGTGCAGGCGCGTGCTACGCGGAGCTGATTGCCGCCGGTATCGAGGGTGTGGCGAAGGCTCCGGCGAATCTGGACCTGGTGGACGCCGCTGCTCTGGCGGTCATCAGCAATACGGGCGAGCAGATTATCTCGCGGGGAGCGAAGGTTCAGGCTGGCCAGAGGCTGGTAGTGACCGGGGCGCTGGGATACGTGGGCCGCGTTGCGGTGTTTTACGCGAAGCAGGCCGGGGCTGCGGTGATTGCCGCGGTCCGCGGGGCGCGGGCCAGAGAGGCTGCGTTGCTGGGAGCCGATGAGGTCCTGGCGCTGGATGACGAGGCCGACATGCGGCGGCTGGGGATAGTCGATGCTGTGGCCGATACGGTTGGAGGCCAAGTTGCAGAGAGTATGCTTGGAAAGGTGAGGCCGGGCGGGGTGTTTGCGACCGTCGTCGGGCCTCCGGAGAACGCGAAGCTTTACCCGACGGTGAAGGTTGAGATGGTTTCTTCAGCGCCGGACCCTGCTTCGATGCTGGCGGTGGCCGAGGCGGTTGCGGCTGGGCGGTTGGCGCTCCCGATTGGCCGCAGGGTTCCGCTGAGCGAGGCTGCGAGCGCGCAGGCCGCCGCGGAGAATGGCGGGATAGGAAAAGTTCTTTTGCTTGCCTAA
- a CDS encoding PadR family transcriptional regulator, with product MAHTIRLSAQTRILLSALLERASQWRYGYDLSRETGLKAGTLYPILMRLSDAEWLETRWEESSVPGRPPRHMYRLTQDGRSGARAATKDASVPARLTRPICNEV from the coding sequence GTGGCACACACGATTCGCTTATCGGCTCAGACTAGAATCTTGTTGTCCGCACTTTTGGAGCGCGCCAGCCAATGGCGTTATGGGTACGACCTGAGCAGAGAAACCGGCTTGAAAGCCGGAACCCTATACCCCATCCTCATGCGTCTCAGCGATGCCGAGTGGCTGGAGACGCGATGGGAGGAATCGAGCGTACCCGGCCGGCCGCCCCGGCATATGTATCGCCTGACACAGGACGGTCGATCGGGGGCCCGCGCCGCAACGAAAGACGCGTCCGTGCCTGCACGTCTGACGCGTCCGATCTGCAACGAGGTCTGA
- a CDS encoding SRPBCC family protein — translation MKTIQLSIWVDAPVERCYRLATSAGFHADLTGTQREAGTGGLKPGDKLRWPGRLLRIELNYVTRIEVLRPFAYFLEVLESGVFGRLEHEHHFTAVDDGTRVRDLVRFEARPELRRAVMAPLLARYLLSQLKDRNLILKQVAESDAWKRYLEPLAEKAPIPEAAPRAEVPEAPKAPEAPPVWPASTSHSTKGRKMAARRA, via the coding sequence ATGAAGACGATTCAACTGTCGATCTGGGTGGATGCACCGGTAGAGCGATGCTACCGGCTCGCAACGAGCGCAGGGTTTCACGCGGACCTGACAGGCACGCAGCGCGAGGCGGGAACGGGTGGGCTGAAGCCGGGAGATAAGCTGCGGTGGCCGGGGCGCTTGTTGCGGATCGAACTCAACTATGTGACCCGCATCGAGGTGTTACGGCCCTTCGCTTACTTTCTTGAGGTCCTTGAGAGCGGCGTATTCGGAAGACTGGAACATGAGCACCACTTCACAGCGGTCGATGACGGCACGCGGGTGCGGGACCTGGTGAGGTTTGAGGCCCGCCCGGAGCTGCGCAGAGCCGTGATGGCACCGTTGCTGGCCCGGTATCTCCTCTCGCAGTTGAAGGACCGCAATCTGATCCTGAAGCAGGTTGCAGAGTCGGATGCGTGGAAGCGTTATCTGGAGCCGTTAGCTGAGAAGGCGCCGATTCCCGAGGCTGCTCCGCGTGCTGAAGTTCCTGAGGCGCCCAAAGCTCCTGAGGCCCCGCCAGTCTGGCCGGCATCCACCAGCCATTCGACGAAGGGCCGTAAGATGGCGGCGCGACGCGCCTGA